A genomic region of Melanotaenia boesemani isolate fMelBoe1 chromosome 13, fMelBoe1.pri, whole genome shotgun sequence contains the following coding sequences:
- the LOC121652027 gene encoding tumor necrosis factor receptor superfamily member 14-like isoform X2 has translation MILRRKLPAAASVLVIVMRAFSVHTLTCHPSEYKMGNECCPMCPPGSRVKIDCTEIRSTSCLPCIDGSYTDKPNGLKQCFPCRICDSGGGLKVEQPCTAASDTVCEPVEGFFCIHSTKSSCAAAQKHSSCEPGQYISTNGTSSSDTECSDCRDGTFSDGASSSCQPHTQCESKNLQQIKAGTSSSDAECGEKGSILTKVVVVGISVVVLLLTIVTVGLLILYRERILSLISGKRRSGAKKEKTNGDTEEPTNIPLNSDGDNKRRNLETVLED, from the exons ATGATTTTAAGGAGAAAACTTCCGGCGGCTGCATCTGTGCTG GTGATTGTGATGAGAGCCTTTTCTGTCCATACTCTAACCTGCCATCCATCTGAGTATAAAATGGGGAATGAATGCTGTCCCATGTGTCCCCCTG gaagtcgagTTAAAATTGACTGCACAGAGATCAGAAGTACGTCATGTCTGCCCTGCATAGATGGATCATATACAGACAAACCTAATGGACTTAAACAATGTTTTCCATGTCGTATCTGTGATTCAG GTGGTGGTCTGAAGGTGGAGCAGCCGTGTACAGCAGCATCAGATACTGTGTGTGAACCAGTAGAGGGATTCTTCTGTATCCACTCTACAAAGAGCAGCTGTGCAGcagcacagaaacacagcagctgtgAACCAGGACAGTACATCAGTACAAACG GAACATCCTCCTCAGACACTGAGTGCTCCGACTGCAGAGATGGAACATTTTCAGATGGAGCATCTTCATCTtgtcagccacacacaca ATGTGAATCTAAAAACCTTCAGCAGATAAAAGCAGGAACGTCTTCATCTGATGCTGAATGTGGAGAAAAAGGTTCCATTTTGACAaaagtagttgttgttgggATCAGCgtggttgttttattattaacaataGTGACGGTTGGACTTTTAATTCTCTACAGAGAGAGAATATTATCTCTAATAAGTG GTAAACGAAGGAGTGGAGCAAAG aAGGAGAAAACAAATGGTGACACAGAAGAACCAACAAATATACCACTGAATTCAGATGGAgacaataaaagaagaaatttaGAGACTGTTTTAGAG GATTAA
- the LOC121652025 gene encoding zinc finger MYM-type protein 1-like, giving the protein MSSEPQDDELPSTSLDTQSSPRMVSTLQDELPSMSSATHMTPQISDIGEDPFTSTSTQHDEPSEMPGAEPQLNPTDENEPLSTDPATWPLPLTDKIRTELVRRGPSKLPCDFVFNRKESDGRSCHHQYFMKTLVSGEKIVRSWLIYSIKNNSLFCFCCKLFSKRNINFTSSGITNWKHASAYLTSHENSPEHLNCMKAWKELSVRLRRGESIDKQEMTLLEAERMRWRAVLTRLAAIVQSLAVRNMALRGHTEKLFTPSNGNFLKEVELMARFDPIMKDHLNRVQSGTASHNSYLGHHVQNELIDLMSRKIISVIVDDIKQAKYFSIILDCTPDISHTEQLSVVIRVVSLIEKPLIREHFMGFLEAEESTGQHLASMILARLEKLGIHFEDCRGQSYDNGANMKGKNKGVQARLLEKNPRALFVPCGAHTLNLVVCDAAKGSVDAMSYFGVLQKLYTLFSASTQRWAILKKHVSITLKMWAETRWESKVKSVEPLRYQGAAVRDALIEVRDNTKDSAVKAEAQSLSEEVGSYRFSICTVVWYDMLSAIQHVSKLMQSPNMDVDLAVGLLKKTEQGLQNYRTSGFVTAQMAAKDICEDMNVEAVLKQKRLRSTKCHFSYESHDEPFSDALRKLEVGFFSVVVDAAILSTRERFSTLENVGNKFGVLKNFPSLAHEELAEQCEALGTTLHFEGKSDFDTKELVQEIKNFPDLPSKTKSLLELITFIHDNDLSEIYPNFWTALRIALTLPVTVAQAERSFSKLKLIKSYLRSTMSQERLTGLAVISINQSIGEHISYDDIIDDFASRKARKVRF; this is encoded by the exons ATGAGCTCAGAGCCTCAGGATGACGAGCTACCATCTACCTCATTAGATACACAGTCCTCTCCTAGAATGGTCTCGACCCTTCAGGATGAGCTACCATCTATGTCCTCAGCTACTCATATGACTCCACAAATATCTGATATTGGGGAAGATCCCTTTACCTCTACTTCTACCCAGCATGATGAGCCTTCAG aaatgcctggagcTGAACCCCAACTCAACCCCACTGATGAGAATGAACCTCTGTCAACCGACCCTGCTACCTGGCCCTTACCTCTGACTGACAAGATTCGGACAGAGCTGGTTCGCAGAGGACCAAGTAAGCTGCCATGTGACTTTGTTTTCAATAGGAAGGAGAGTGATGGGAGAAGTTGCCACCACCAATATTTTATGAAGACCTTAGTTAGTGGTGAAAAGATTGTGAGAAGTTGGCTCATATATTCCATTAAGAACAACAGCCTCTTTTGCTTCTGCTGCAAACTGTTTTCCAAGAGGAACATTAACTTCACAAGTTCAGGAATTACAAATTGGAAACATGCAAGTGCTTACCTCACATCACATGAAAACAGTCCAGAACACCTCAATTGCATGAAAGCATGGAAGGAACTGTCAGTGAGGTTAAGAAGGGGAGAATCTATTGATAAGCAGGAGATGACACTTCTGGAGGCGGAGAGGATGAGATGGAGAGCAGTGCTGACACGTCTCGCTGCTATTGTGCAGTCACTGGCAGTTAGAAATATGGCTCTAAGGGGACACACAGAAAAACTGTTCACACCATCAAATGGGAATTTTCTCAAAGAGGTTGAACTTATGGCCAGGTTTGATCCCATTATGAAAGATCACCTTAACCGTGTTCAAAGTGGAACAGCAAGTCACAACAGCTATCTAGGCCATCACGTCCAGAATGAGCTGATTGATTTGATGAGCAGAAAAATCATATCTGTTATAGTGGACGACATTAAGCAGGCAAAGTATTTTTCAATAATTCTGGACTGCACCCCTGATATAAgccacacagagcagctgtcaGTGGTCATTAGAGTGGTGTCACTGATAGAGAAGCCCCTTATCAGGGAACACTTTATGGGATTTTTGGAGGCAGAGGAGTCCACAGGCCAGCACTTGGCATCCATGATCCTGGCAAGACTTGAGAAGTTGGGAATTCATTTTGAAGACTGCAGAGGACAGTCATATGACAATGGGGCAAATATGAAAGGCAAAAATAAAGGAGTTCAAGCCAGGCTCTTAGAAAAGAATCCCAGAGCTCTGTTTGTGCCATGTGGGGCACATACATTGAATTTAGTTGTGTGTGATGCTGCCAAGGGATCTGTTGATGCTATGAGCTACTTTGGTGTCTTGCAAAAGCTGTACACATTATTTTCAGCCTCCACCCAGAGATGGGCTATACTGAAGAAACACGTGAGCATCACCTTGAAGATGTGGGCAGAGACAAGGTGGGAGAGCAAGGTTAAGAGCGTTGAGCCCTTGAGGTACCAGGGAGCTGCTGTGAGAGATGCCTTAATTGAGGTGAGAGACAACACCAAAGACTCTGCCGTAAAGGCTGAGGCCCAGTCCTTGTCTGAGGAGGTGGGGTCATACCGCTTCAGCATCTGCACAGTTGTTTGGTATGACATGCTATCTGCAATACAGCATGTCAGCAAACTCATGCAGTCTCCAAATATGGATGTGGACCTAGCTGTGGGTCTTTTGAAGAAGACTGAGCAAGGTCTCCAGAACTACAGGACAAGTGGCTTTGTGACTGCACAGATGGCAGCCAAAGACATCTGTGAAGACATGAATGTGGAGGCTGTTTTGAAGCAAAAGAGGCTGAGGTCCACAAAGTGCCACTTTTCATATGAGTCACATGATGAGCCTTTCAGTGATGCACTTAGGAAGTTGGAGGTTGGATTTTTCagtgttgttgttgatgcagcCATATTATCCACCAGGGAGAGGTTTTCAACATTGGAAAATGTCGGAAACAAATTTGGTGTCTTGAAAAATTTCCCAAGTCTTGCACATGAGGAGTTGGCAGAGCAATGTGAGGCACTAGGCACCACACTGCACTTTGAAGGGAAGTCTGATTTTGATACTAAAGAGCTTGTGCAGGAAATCAAGAACTTCCCTGACCTGCCATCAAAAACCAAGAGCCTTCTGGAGCTCATCACTTTCATACATGACAATGATCTATCAGAGATCTACCCCAACTTTTGGACTGCTCTCAGGATTGCACTCACTCTGCCAGTTACTGTGGCTCAAGCAGAGAGGAGCTTTTCAAAATTGAAGTTAATTAAGTCATATCTTAGGTCAACAATGTCACAGGAACGGCTCACTGGCCTTGCTGTCATCAGTATAAATCAGTCAATAGGGGAGCATATTTCATATGATGATATTATTGATGATTTTGCATCCAGGAAGGCCAGAAAGGTCAGGTtttag
- the LOC121652027 gene encoding tumor necrosis factor receptor superfamily member 14-like isoform X4, with protein MILRRKLPAAASVLVIVMRAFSVHTLTCHPSEYKMGNECCPMCPPGSRVKIDCTEIRSTSCLPCIDGSYTDKPNGLKQCFPCRICDSGGGLKVEQPCTAASDTVCEPVEGFFCIHSTKSSCAAAQKHSSCEPGQYISTNGTSSSDTECSDCRDGTFSDGASSSCQPHTQCESKNLQQIKAGTSSSDAECGEKGKRRSGAKKEKTNGDTEEPTNIPLNSDGDNKRRNLETVLED; from the exons ATGATTTTAAGGAGAAAACTTCCGGCGGCTGCATCTGTGCTG GTGATTGTGATGAGAGCCTTTTCTGTCCATACTCTAACCTGCCATCCATCTGAGTATAAAATGGGGAATGAATGCTGTCCCATGTGTCCCCCTG gaagtcgagTTAAAATTGACTGCACAGAGATCAGAAGTACGTCATGTCTGCCCTGCATAGATGGATCATATACAGACAAACCTAATGGACTTAAACAATGTTTTCCATGTCGTATCTGTGATTCAG GTGGTGGTCTGAAGGTGGAGCAGCCGTGTACAGCAGCATCAGATACTGTGTGTGAACCAGTAGAGGGATTCTTCTGTATCCACTCTACAAAGAGCAGCTGTGCAGcagcacagaaacacagcagctgtgAACCAGGACAGTACATCAGTACAAACG GAACATCCTCCTCAGACACTGAGTGCTCCGACTGCAGAGATGGAACATTTTCAGATGGAGCATCTTCATCTtgtcagccacacacaca ATGTGAATCTAAAAACCTTCAGCAGATAAAAGCAGGAACGTCTTCATCTGATGCTGAATGTGGAGAAAAAG GTAAACGAAGGAGTGGAGCAAAG aAGGAGAAAACAAATGGTGACACAGAAGAACCAACAAATATACCACTGAATTCAGATGGAgacaataaaagaagaaatttaGAGACTGTTTTAGAG GATTAA